The Shewanella mangrovisoli genome has a window encoding:
- a CDS encoding response regulator: MSSTNNYKQVTILLVDDDDVDYMAVQRAMKQLRLLNPLVRARDGLEALSILTHSEAIKGSYLILLDLNMPRMNGFEFLEHIRSDPTLSSSVVFMLTTSSTDEDRMKAYSHHVAGYMVKTDIKDGFNNIFNMLEGYWRIVELPTV; this comes from the coding sequence ATGAGCAGCACCAATAACTACAAACAAGTGACGATTTTGTTGGTCGATGACGATGATGTGGATTATATGGCGGTGCAGCGGGCGATGAAGCAACTGAGATTGCTCAACCCCTTAGTACGTGCACGAGATGGCCTAGAAGCATTAAGTATTTTGACCCACAGCGAAGCGATAAAAGGTTCCTACCTCATTTTGCTCGATCTTAATATGCCCAGAATGAATGGGTTTGAATTCCTTGAACATATTCGCTCCGACCCAACCCTGTCTTCCTCCGTGGTATTTATGCTTACGACTTCGAGTACCGATGAGGATCGGATGAAGGCTTATAGTCACCATGTCGCAGGCTATATGGTGAAAACGGATATTAAGGATGGTTTCAACAACATTTTCAATATGTTGGAAGGTTATTGGCGCATAGTGGAGCTTCCAACCGTATAG
- a CDS encoding DUF3016 domain-containing protein, translated as MKVQFLLLASVLSCSAVWAADEAKTDPVTEDGVVKIVWQNPKAFRDIKSSGEIQSRYEQRLFDTLTTNINKEAAKVLKPNQKLEMTVTDVDLAGDMRPTFGATADDLRVIKEIYPPRMTFSYQVLENDKVIIAGDEKLSDMGFMTGIQPLNDKPFNYETKMLSDWLKKTVAPKL; from the coding sequence ATGAAAGTTCAGTTCCTATTACTCGCCAGTGTGTTGAGTTGCAGTGCTGTATGGGCCGCAGACGAGGCGAAAACCGACCCAGTGACAGAAGATGGGGTGGTTAAGATTGTTTGGCAAAACCCAAAAGCTTTCCGTGATATTAAGTCATCGGGCGAAATTCAGTCCCGTTATGAACAGCGTTTATTCGATACTTTAACTACGAATATCAATAAAGAAGCGGCAAAAGTCTTAAAACCGAATCAAAAGTTAGAGATGACGGTGACCGATGTCGACCTCGCCGGGGATATGCGCCCAACCTTTGGGGCAACCGCCGATGATTTACGGGTGATCAAAGAGATCTACCCACCACGCATGACCTTTAGTTATCAAGTACTTGAAAATGACAAAGTGATCATCGCCGGGGATGAAAAGCTCTCCGATATGGGCTTTATGACGGGTATTCAGCCGTTAAATGACAAACCATTTAACTATGAAACCAAAATGCTAAGTGATTGGTTAAAAAAGACCGTTGCACCGAAACTCTAG
- a CDS encoding response regulator, which produces MTHLSPSELSILIVEPSETQRRIIIKRLQQEGIISIQNAADLAQAKELIARHKPDLIASAMYFEDGTATEFLSYLRTNSEYKDIQFMLVSSECRREQLEIFRQSGVVAILPKPFNAEHLGKALNATIDLLSHDELDLSHFDVHDVRVLVVDDSRMARNVIKRTIGNLGIKQITEAEDGAQAIELMRNNMFDLIITDYNMPSVDGLALTQFIRNESQQSHVPILMVSSEANDAHLSNVSQAGVNALCDKPFEPKLVKQLLYQLLEE; this is translated from the coding sequence ATGACTCATTTATCGCCCAGCGAACTCTCGATTCTCATTGTTGAGCCATCGGAAACCCAGCGCCGGATTATCATCAAGCGCTTACAGCAAGAAGGCATTATCAGCATCCAAAATGCGGCTGATTTGGCTCAAGCGAAAGAATTGATAGCACGCCACAAACCGGATCTCATCGCCAGCGCCATGTATTTTGAAGATGGCACCGCGACCGAGTTTTTAAGCTACCTGCGCACCAACAGTGAATACAAAGACATTCAATTTATGTTGGTTTCGAGCGAATGTCGCCGTGAGCAATTGGAGATTTTTCGTCAGTCTGGCGTGGTCGCAATTCTGCCAAAGCCCTTTAATGCCGAACACTTAGGCAAGGCGTTGAATGCAACTATCGATTTACTCAGCCATGATGAGCTCGACCTGAGTCACTTCGATGTACACGACGTGCGTGTGCTCGTGGTTGATGACAGCCGCATGGCCCGCAATGTGATTAAACGTACAATTGGCAACCTTGGGATCAAGCAGATCACCGAAGCGGAAGATGGTGCTCAAGCCATTGAGTTAATGCGTAATAATATGTTTGACCTGATTATTACCGATTACAATATGCCCAGTGTCGATGGTCTGGCACTCACCCAATTTATCCGTAATGAAAGCCAGCAATCCCATGTGCCTATCCTCATGGTGTCTTCCGAGGCAAATGATGCTCACTTGAGCAATGTCTCGCAGGCGGGCGTCAATGCGCTGTGTGATAAACCCTTCGAACCCAAATTGGTGAAGCAGCTCTTATATCAGTTGCTCGAAGAATAA
- a CDS encoding TorF family putative porin encodes MRKSLYSVLALSTGLLLTTNAFAAVSGNIGGTSNYLWRGVTQTNDSVAIQGGIDYSHDSGFYAGTWASNVDFGDDTSYELDLYAGYGGNITEDLSYDIGYLYYAYPDAEGSIDFGELHGAITWKWFELSYSQVINAGDDVAAEPLDNKDMSYLAATASFPLTDKLSLSLHYGYSSGDVVESWFGEDNYADYNVTLSADTSMGTVSFMVSDTDLQGDDAKVVLGYSYGFDL; translated from the coding sequence ATGAGAAAATCACTGTACAGCGTTTTGGCATTATCGACGGGATTGTTACTAACCACCAACGCCTTTGCGGCGGTGTCCGGCAATATTGGCGGCACGTCTAACTATCTATGGCGCGGGGTCACTCAAACCAATGACTCGGTCGCAATCCAAGGAGGCATAGACTATAGCCATGACTCTGGATTCTATGCCGGCACTTGGGCATCGAATGTCGACTTTGGCGACGATACCAGTTATGAGCTAGATCTCTACGCAGGCTACGGCGGCAACATCACCGAAGACCTCAGCTACGATATTGGCTACCTTTACTATGCCTATCCAGATGCTGAAGGCAGCATCGATTTTGGTGAACTGCATGGCGCTATCACCTGGAAATGGTTTGAACTCAGTTACTCACAGGTGATCAATGCGGGTGATGATGTCGCAGCCGAACCATTAGATAACAAGGACATGAGTTACCTTGCTGCCACGGCATCTTTCCCGCTGACGGATAAACTCAGCCTGTCTTTGCACTACGGCTACTCCAGTGGCGATGTGGTTGAATCTTGGTTTGGCGAAGATAACTACGCAGATTACAACGTTACTCTGAGTGCCGATACCAGCATGGGAACCGTCTCATTTATGGTGTCGGATACAGATCTGCAGGGTGATGATGCCAAGGTAGTTTTAGGCTATTCCTACGGCTTTGATTTATAA
- a CDS encoding HU family DNA-binding protein yields the protein MNKTELIAKIAENADITKAEAARALKSFEAAITESMKNGDKISIVGFGSFETTTRAARTGRNPQTGKEIQIAEATVPKFKAGKTLRDSVN from the coding sequence ATGAACAAAACTGAACTTATTGCCAAGATTGCAGAAAATGCCGATATCACTAAAGCTGAAGCAGCACGTGCATTGAAATCTTTCGAAGCAGCTATTACTGAATCAATGAAAAACGGTGACAAGATCTCTATCGTTGGATTTGGCTCTTTTGAAACCACGACTCGCGCAGCTCGTACTGGCCGTAACCCACAGACAGGTAAAGAAATCCAGATCGCTGAAGCCACTGTGCCTAAGTTTAAAGCGGGTAAAACCTTGCGTGATAGTGTGAACTAA
- the rimK gene encoding 30S ribosomal protein S6--L-glutamate ligase: MKIGILSQFPELYSTRRLVAACESRGHEAVVINTLNCYMNINSIKPSIHYQGQELTGFDAIIPRIHASVTFYGCAVVRQFEMMGVFAANDSISIARSRDKLRALQLLSRKGIGMPITGFANKPNDIPDLINMVGGAPLVIKLLEGTQGIGVVLAETKTAAESVIEAFLGLKANIMVQEYIKESNGSDIRCFVVGDKVVASMKRQGPEGDFRSNLHLGGCGEKVKITPAERKMAVAAVKAMGLVVAGVDILRSNRGPLILEVNSAPGIEGIEQTTGISVTEPIVEYIEKMVSARKSNRAVIA, from the coding sequence ATGAAAATAGGTATCTTATCCCAGTTCCCTGAGTTGTATTCCACCCGACGCCTCGTGGCGGCCTGCGAGAGCCGTGGTCATGAGGCTGTGGTTATTAATACCTTGAATTGCTACATGAATATCAACTCCATCAAGCCGAGCATTCATTACCAAGGCCAAGAGTTAACGGGGTTCGATGCCATTATCCCGCGCATTCACGCCAGCGTGACCTTTTACGGCTGCGCCGTAGTGCGCCAGTTTGAAATGATGGGGGTATTTGCCGCCAACGACTCTATTTCAATCGCGCGTTCACGGGACAAGTTACGCGCGCTGCAATTGCTTTCCCGCAAAGGTATTGGCATGCCTATTACTGGATTTGCCAATAAACCCAATGATATTCCCGATTTGATTAACATGGTGGGCGGCGCGCCCTTAGTGATTAAGTTGCTGGAAGGCACTCAAGGGATTGGCGTGGTGTTGGCCGAGACCAAAACCGCCGCCGAGAGCGTGATCGAAGCCTTTTTAGGGCTGAAAGCCAATATTATGGTGCAGGAATATATTAAGGAGTCCAACGGCAGCGATATTCGCTGTTTTGTGGTCGGCGATAAAGTGGTGGCTTCGATGAAGCGCCAAGGGCCTGAGGGAGATTTTCGCTCTAACCTGCACTTAGGTGGCTGTGGTGAGAAAGTCAAAATCACCCCTGCGGAGCGCAAGATGGCGGTCGCTGCAGTGAAAGCCATGGGCTTAGTGGTGGCAGGGGTCGATATTTTACGTTCGAATCGCGGTCCCTTGATCCTTGAGGTGAACTCGGCGCCCGGTATTGAAGGGATTGAACAGACCACGGGGATCTCGGTCACTGAACCCATCGTAGAGTACATTGAGAAGATGGTATCGGCGCGTAAATCGAATCGCGCCGTAATTGCCTAA
- a CDS encoding DUF4240 domain-containing protein, translating to MTEVEFWDLVTRSEPAQSQESLAQALKQKLAALSDEELKAFDKLFGQQMRRSYLWSVWGAAYIITGCDSDYAFAEFRAFLISLGQVRYEAVIANPDTLAQLSAWPEKDGYAYPFIEDYDLIAGQLFEDRTGKELPFMPSGKATPAGKKFSTKPKDLKQQYPELSARFPF from the coding sequence ATGACAGAAGTAGAATTTTGGGACTTAGTGACCCGCAGTGAGCCAGCGCAATCCCAGGAGTCTTTAGCGCAGGCATTAAAGCAAAAGTTGGCAGCGCTGAGTGACGAAGAGTTAAAAGCTTTTGATAAATTGTTTGGCCAACAGATGCGCCGAAGCTACTTATGGTCGGTGTGGGGAGCGGCTTATATCATCACGGGCTGTGATTCCGATTATGCCTTTGCCGAGTTTCGCGCGTTTCTGATCTCACTTGGGCAGGTGCGTTACGAGGCGGTGATTGCCAATCCTGACACTTTGGCGCAACTATCGGCATGGCCTGAGAAAGACGGCTACGCCTATCCTTTTATCGAAGATTACGACTTGATCGCGGGTCAACTATTTGAAGACAGAACGGGTAAGGAGTTGCCTTTTATGCCGTCTGGCAAGGCGACACCAGCGGGTAAAAAATTTAGCACTAAGCCCAAAGATTTAAAGCAGCAATATCCTGAGCTTAGCGCGCGTTTTCCGTTTTAA
- a CDS encoding putative bifunctional diguanylate cyclase/phosphodiesterase produces MDLLLIDDDEVDRTAIIRALRQSKLAFNVVEANCAFDGLNLALERHFDGILLDYLLPDANGLEVLIKLNSMTQDQTVVVMLSRYEDEKLAQRCIELGAQDFLLKDEVNSRILSRAIRYAKQRSSMALALRNSHQKLKELAEHDSLTKLVNRYGFELCLNRAIARAKRSNDFLAVILLDLDDFKAINDTLGHQTGDILLVKVASRLSSVLRDGDVIARLGGDEFVVLVTDNDYKYFPMIVANRLLKAFEEVFCLGENDVMIGASIGVAFYNEAASDSSELMKCADIAMYRAKKMGRNQIQFYSEALDKEVRYRNHIESSLRMALKQNEFKVYYQAQVDSQTHQMIGMEALIRWLHPQDGLIAPDQFLSIAEEIGLMEEIGDWVLIEACRQAQEWLTRLTPVGHSFTTAVNLSASQIGHIDLYEKIVHALEVTGLDAKALELEITENSLIEEPHEHAKVLDRIAQLGVRFALDDFGTGFSSLEHIKLFPISVLKIDKSFIASYDKDDKDTRLLAALLNFAYGFNVTSVAEGIETAEQAEFCTARNCNVLQGYLFSRPLEASEFEAKYITPLLTK; encoded by the coding sequence ATGGATTTACTACTGATCGATGATGATGAAGTCGATAGAACTGCGATTATTCGGGCACTGCGACAGTCCAAATTAGCCTTCAATGTGGTTGAGGCAAATTGTGCTTTCGATGGCCTTAACTTGGCTCTGGAAAGGCATTTCGACGGTATTTTGTTGGATTATCTATTACCCGATGCCAATGGTTTAGAGGTGCTGATCAAACTCAATTCGATGACTCAAGACCAAACTGTGGTGGTGATGCTGAGTCGCTATGAGGATGAGAAACTGGCGCAGCGCTGTATCGAGCTGGGCGCGCAGGATTTTCTGTTAAAAGATGAAGTCAATTCACGGATCTTAAGCCGTGCGATTCGTTACGCCAAACAACGTTCCTCTATGGCCTTAGCCCTAAGAAATAGCCATCAAAAACTCAAAGAGTTGGCTGAGCATGATTCTCTAACCAAATTAGTGAACCGCTACGGGTTTGAACTGTGCCTAAATCGTGCCATCGCAAGGGCAAAACGCAGCAATGACTTTCTCGCCGTTATCTTGCTCGATCTAGATGATTTTAAAGCAATTAACGATACTTTAGGCCATCAAACTGGCGATATCTTACTCGTCAAAGTCGCCTCGCGATTAAGCTCAGTGCTGCGAGATGGTGATGTGATCGCCCGCTTAGGTGGCGATGAGTTTGTGGTACTCGTGACCGACAATGACTACAAATATTTCCCCATGATAGTCGCCAATCGCCTGCTTAAGGCCTTTGAGGAGGTTTTCTGCCTCGGTGAAAACGATGTGATGATTGGCGCCAGTATCGGCGTGGCTTTTTATAATGAGGCCGCTTCCGATAGCTCTGAGTTGATGAAATGCGCGGATATTGCCATGTATCGCGCCAAAAAAATGGGGCGCAACCAAATTCAGTTTTATTCTGAGGCCTTAGATAAAGAAGTCCGTTACCGCAATCATATCGAATCCAGCTTACGCATGGCGCTAAAGCAGAATGAATTCAAGGTTTATTATCAGGCACAAGTAGATTCTCAAACCCATCAAATGATAGGGATGGAGGCGTTAATCCGTTGGTTGCATCCGCAAGATGGTTTGATTGCACCGGATCAATTCCTATCTATTGCAGAGGAAATTGGTCTGATGGAAGAAATCGGTGACTGGGTGCTTATCGAAGCCTGCCGTCAAGCGCAGGAATGGCTCACTCGGCTAACCCCCGTTGGACATAGCTTTACCACTGCGGTGAATCTGTCGGCGTCGCAAATTGGACACATTGATCTATATGAAAAAATTGTCCATGCCCTCGAGGTGACCGGATTAGATGCGAAAGCGCTAGAGCTTGAGATTACCGAAAACAGCTTAATTGAAGAACCCCATGAACATGCCAAGGTGCTCGATAGAATTGCGCAACTTGGAGTGCGATTCGCACTCGATGACTTCGGTACAGGCTTTTCATCCCTAGAACATATAAAACTCTTTCCAATCAGTGTATTAAAAATTGATAAGAGCTTTATTGCCTCCTACGATAAGGATGACAAAGATACGCGGTTACTCGCGGCATTACTCAATTTCGCCTATGGTTTTAACGTGACATCGGTTGCCGAAGGCATTGAAACGGCTGAACAAGCCGAGTTTTGCACCGCACGAAATTGCAATGTACTCCAAGGGTATTTATTTTCGCGGCCCTTAGAAGCGAGCGAATTTGAGGCCAAGTACATTACTCCACTACTTACAAAATAA
- a CDS encoding CHASE domain-containing sensor histidine kinase, giving the protein MDKDSFPDSFNFNSSKSFYASVISSSWLMLLAAVFFMGLSWYVLEEYLRDRGDERFNNNVQDLIGAVSSRMTAYEQVLRGGVGLFLASDGVTRREWQLYVSNARLSEYYPGIQGLGFAQLLTPATVEAFTQEVQEEGFDDYRVTPVGERDLYCAIKYLEPFDWRNQRAFGFDMCSESTRRAAILHAIATGLPTASGKVTLVQETPDDAQAGILMYVPLYRGQPMTEEERKQQAIGVVYAPFRMNDLMQGIMGKRFSGLKLAIYDGMEANNESLMFSSHKALPSTNDVFYQSQLETMEGQVWRLEVSSESRFISSAEQTQSVWLQVIGSAFILALFYSVLTMARNRYQESRLTAELIANEKRFRLVIEASPSALFMVDRKGIITLVNTHAERLFGYARDELLGRSINMLLPEGLREIHQRHMGSYLAQPIAKNMSLRDDLFGCCKDGTRLAIEVGLTPIHFSNGVSILATINNVSERKRIEAQRIEHTAELERINKELDQFAYIASHDLKSPLRGIEQLTSWLSEDLSENMDENVQKYLGLIQSRIQRMVLLLDGLLMFSRIGRVDAEIVDVDSRQMIEDMFALVAPPQGFSLELEGNFPQFKTVKTLLELVIRNLFSNAIKHHDQAEGVIKVVCSASNTHYWFSVIDDGPGISTKYHGKVFEMFQTLRPRDEVEGSGLGLSLVKKTVESLGGKIQLESEGRGCCFRFSWPMRIVNKEGI; this is encoded by the coding sequence ATGGACAAGGATAGTTTCCCTGATTCTTTCAACTTCAACAGCTCTAAAAGCTTTTATGCCAGTGTGATCAGCTCCAGTTGGTTGATGTTACTCGCCGCCGTCTTTTTTATGGGGCTCTCTTGGTATGTGCTTGAAGAATATTTACGAGATCGGGGTGATGAGCGTTTTAACAATAATGTTCAAGATCTTATTGGTGCCGTCAGCAGTCGTATGACTGCCTATGAGCAGGTATTGCGCGGCGGCGTAGGACTATTTCTCGCCTCGGATGGGGTGACTCGCCGTGAATGGCAACTCTATGTTTCTAATGCTCGTTTATCCGAATATTACCCCGGGATTCAAGGTTTAGGCTTTGCGCAACTCTTAACGCCTGCAACTGTGGAGGCTTTCACTCAAGAAGTGCAAGAGGAAGGATTCGATGATTATAGAGTGACCCCTGTTGGGGAGAGAGATCTCTATTGTGCGATTAAGTACTTAGAACCATTTGACTGGCGCAATCAACGGGCATTTGGCTTCGATATGTGCTCCGAATCAACCCGCAGGGCTGCCATCTTACACGCCATTGCCACAGGGCTCCCCACTGCATCGGGTAAAGTAACTCTAGTGCAAGAAACCCCAGACGATGCTCAGGCCGGTATTTTAATGTATGTCCCGTTATACCGCGGTCAGCCGATGACGGAGGAAGAACGTAAGCAACAGGCCATCGGCGTGGTGTATGCCCCATTTCGTATGAATGATCTAATGCAAGGGATTATGGGGAAACGTTTTTCGGGATTAAAACTGGCGATTTACGATGGTATGGAGGCCAACAACGAGAGCCTGATGTTTAGCAGCCATAAAGCCTTGCCCTCTACAAATGATGTGTTTTATCAATCCCAGCTAGAAACCATGGAAGGCCAAGTTTGGCGTTTAGAGGTGTCCTCTGAATCGCGCTTTATCTCAAGCGCGGAACAAACCCAAAGTGTGTGGCTTCAGGTTATTGGGAGTGCGTTTATCTTAGCCTTGTTTTACTCAGTGCTGACGATGGCGCGAAATCGTTATCAAGAGTCGAGGTTAACTGCAGAGTTAATTGCCAATGAAAAACGCTTCCGCCTCGTGATTGAAGCTTCACCTAGTGCGCTCTTTATGGTGGATAGAAAAGGCATTATCACCTTAGTGAACACCCATGCCGAACGCCTCTTTGGTTACGCACGGGATGAGTTACTCGGGCGTTCAATCAATATGTTATTACCCGAGGGATTAAGGGAGATACATCAGCGGCATATGGGCAGTTATCTGGCTCAGCCGATTGCGAAAAACATGTCACTGCGGGACGACTTGTTCGGTTGTTGTAAAGATGGGACTCGCTTGGCGATTGAAGTGGGGCTAACACCGATTCACTTCAGTAATGGCGTGTCGATATTGGCAACGATAAACAATGTGTCGGAGCGCAAACGGATCGAAGCGCAGAGGATTGAGCATACGGCTGAACTTGAGCGCATCAACAAAGAACTCGACCAGTTTGCTTATATAGCTTCACACGATCTTAAGTCGCCACTGCGGGGCATTGAACAGCTAACGAGTTGGTTAAGTGAAGACTTGTCGGAGAACATGGACGAAAACGTCCAAAAATACTTAGGGTTAATCCAAAGCCGTATCCAACGTATGGTGTTGCTGCTCGATGGTTTGCTGATGTTTTCGCGTATTGGGCGAGTCGATGCGGAGATTGTCGATGTTGATTCACGGCAAATGATTGAGGATATGTTCGCCTTAGTCGCACCGCCGCAGGGCTTTTCCCTAGAGCTCGAAGGAAATTTCCCACAATTTAAAACCGTAAAAACTCTGCTCGAATTAGTGATAAGGAATTTATTCAGTAATGCGATTAAACACCATGATCAGGCTGAAGGTGTGATTAAAGTGGTGTGTAGTGCCTCCAACACCCATTACTGGTTTAGTGTTATCGATGATGGTCCAGGCATATCCACTAAATACCATGGCAAGGTATTTGAGATGTTCCAAACGCTTAGGCCGAGGGATGAAGTGGAGGGGAGCGGTTTAGGTTTGTCGCTAGTCAAAAAGACGGTAGAAAGTCTTGGTGGAAAAATTCAACTAGAATCAGAGGGACGTGGTTGTTGTTTTCGATTTAGCTGGCCGATGCGCATAGTCAACAAGGAGGGGATATGA